One stretch of Glycine soja cultivar W05 chromosome 7, ASM419377v2, whole genome shotgun sequence DNA includes these proteins:
- the LOC114420350 gene encoding uncharacterized protein LOC114420350, producing MGSENNRDSDEAPQQRRPTTSACWQREAAPIAEDAHHVDEHDEHPGDPVPIVEEDLECPKLKLSSNGRKIQKFERPVVEIEGLVVATKLSSLVTCSLDTDDRGLISTFTEMLHKETSSFHLPVREVTITLDDVVSLLHLPITGTFHSFETVHVDEAVLLLVELLEVNADEAKVETCWIYEHFPSVDEAITTEDYHRRLAKQ from the exons ATGGGGAGTGAAAATAATCGTGACTCAGATGAAGCTCCACAGCAGCGAAGACCCACAACATCCGCATGTTGGCAACGAGAAGCTGCCCCTATTGCTGAGGATGCTCATCATGTGGATGAACATGATGAACATCCCGGGGATCCAGTCCCTATTGTTGAGGAAGACCTT gaaTGTCCTAAATTGAAGTTATCCTCCAATGGAAGGAAGATTCAGAAATTCGAGAGACCTGTTGTAGAGATTGAAGGGTTAGTTGTTGCCACAAAATTAAGTTCTCTGGTCACATGTTCATTGGACACTGACGATCGGGGACTCATATCAACTTTTACGGAGATGTTGCATAAAGAAACTAGTAGTTTCCATCTTCCTGTAAGAGAGGTTACCATCACCCTCGATGATGTGGTCTCTTTGCTTCATCTGCCCATTACAGGCACCTTCCATAGCTTTGAGACTGTGCATGTTGACGAAGCGGTGTTGTTGTTAGTGGAATTACTTGAAGTCAATGCAGATGAAGCCAAAGTTGAGACA TGTTGGATTTATGAGCATTTTCCATCTGTTGATGAGGCTATTACTACTGAAGACTATCATAGGAGACTTGCCAAACAATAG
- the LOC114418739 gene encoding uncharacterized protein LOC114418739: MDENMKQFQKKLTELEVEAEHLLLARHQLVENDRLRNGNREALTALRKRARTTKSSVPSPFESIMKGVAGSSSRPLVQEVCTTCGKHDSSEQTWMMFPGTDLFARIPFHAAHTILETDQTQLDFESKRLQSIVKEKSYIISEAGVLADKISPGVLKSLVSLNDKPK; this comes from the exons ATGGATGAGAACATGAAACAGTTCCAAAAGAAATTAACAGAACTGGAAGTGGAAGCTGAGCATCTTCTTTTAGCCCGACATCAG CTGGTTGAGAACGATAGATTGAGAAATGGGAATAGAGAAGCACTTACTGCATTAAGGAAAAGGGCTCGAACAACAAAGAGCAGTGTTCCATCTCCTTTTGAATCAATAATGAAGGGAGTTGCAGGGTCCAGCTCAAGACCTTTGGTGCAAGAGGTTTGCACCACCTGTGGCAAACATGACTCTTCTGAGCAGACGTGGATGATGTTTCCAGGAACTGATCTGTTTGCCAGAATTCCATTTCATGCGGCTCATACTATATTGGAAACAG ATCAAACGCAGCTTGACTTCGAGTCAAAGAGACTACAGAGCATTGTGAAGGAAAAATCTTACATTATATCAGAGGCAGGTGTTCTTGCAGACAAGATAAGTCCTGGAGTGCTCAAATCACTTGTATCCTTAAACGACAAGCCAAAGTAA